The nucleotide sequence CGGTGTCATCAGCCTGCAACTGCGAAAAATGGGCGGGCGAGGGCTGCGTTGGCCGCTGGCACCGGCGCTGGTTGTCGGGTTTGTAGGCGCCTACGGACTTCATCACGGATGGTTATGACATGACGATGCGAAGCACGCGGAAACAGCTGGGGGCGGTGGCGGTGGAATTCGCCTTCGTCTTTCCCCTGCTGTTTCTGCTGATGTACGGCATCGTCGTCTACAGCTACGTGTTCGTGCTCAACAGTGCCCTCAACTTCGCTGCGCAGGAATCGGCTGAAGCCGCGGTCCGCGTGGACCCGTCTGCCGCCAATGCCGATGTCCTGCGGACCACCCAAGCCCGTCAGACTGCCGCGTCGGTACTGAACTGGTTGCCGGTACACCAACGAGATCGCGTGGTCGGTACCGGCGGGTCCGCGGTGCAGGTACAGTTCTGTCCGGAGAGTGCCAATGCCAGTTGCCCGCCGGACGGGGGTGGCATCATCGTCACACTGACGATGCCGATCGCGGACCCCCCCCTGTTTCCGCGAATCACGTTACCGTTGATCGGCAACGTGCCGCCGTTGCCACAATCGCTTCGCGCCCAGGCAGTGGCGCGGCTATAAAAGAGGGTGGGAGGAACGCAATGAACAGCAGCACCGGAATGAAGGTTGCCGCGGCGGTGATGGCGGTGGTGGCGGTGGGGCTTGGGGTGCTGGTCGCCAACAGCTATCGACAGAGCACGGCCGAGGCAGAAGCTGCCCGCGCGGAAGCGAGCGCCCAACAGGCGCAGGTTCCCCAGACGCTGGCGGTGGTGGCGGTGAAGCCGCTGGCGGCCTATCAGGCGATCCCGCGAGAGGCGGTGTCGCTGGTTCCGGTGTCGGTCGCACCGACCCGCTACTTCACCAATCTCGATGAAGTCGTCGGTCGGATTCCGCTGGTTGACGTTGACGCCGGGGCGCCTGTCACGCCGCGCTATTTCAGCGAGGGCAATGCGCTGGCACGGATCATTCCGGAAGGTCATCAGGCCATCTCGATGGAGGTCAACGACGTCATTTCGGTCGGCGGGTTCGTGCGGCCGGGCGATATCGTCGACCTGTTGCTCTACTTGCGTGGAGGCGTCGGCGTCGATGCGGCACAGTCGCGCATCCTGTTGAAGCAGGTTCGTGTCCTGGCTTATGAGGACCGGATTATCGACCGGCCCGAAGGTCTGACCGATGCCGCCGAGGGCTCGGCCGACGCCCGCCGGCGCGTTCGCACCGCGGTGTTGGCGGTCCCCGAGCGAGACACCACGCGTGTCATGCTGGGGATGAGCCTGGGAGAACTGCGGTTGTCGTTGCATGGTCAGCGCGCCGCCAGCGGTGAAGTCACCCCCACAGCTGAGACCGGTCTCCCGCTGACGGCGGCCGCCGTTGCCGATATCCGCGACCGCGAGGTGCCGGACCAGGTCATCTCGATTGCAGAACTGGCGCGCATCAAGCCGCCGCCCGCCGTCGCCAAGGCGCGACCTTCGCGGCCTTCGGTCGAAATCATTCGGGGTGCCGAAATCACCCGAGTCACCCCCTGAGGTCATCATGGCGATAACGAACATCATCCGATCGGCGGTGCTTGGCCTGACCCTGTGGGCGACGACCACCTCAGCGGCGCCGACCCCGGTGGCGCCACCCGAGGTGTTGCTGGTGGAGCAGGGGACCCATCGTTACTACGGTCGGCTGGGAGCTGTCGAGCGCATCGCGGTCGGCGACCCCGGCATCGCCGATGTCAGCCTGCTCAAGCAGGGCGCCATGCTGATCACCGGGCGCAGCCTAGGGACCACCAGCCTGCTGGTGTGGCGCAAGCGCAGTGATGCGCCCCGTGCATTCCGGATCCGGGTGGTTCCGGTGAAGGATGCGCTCAATACCGCGCCACCGGATCCGGCGCTGGCCACCGCCACGATCCAGCCCGGCGTCGGGTTGTCCGGGCGTTTGCCCAACCTGATGGCCCACCGGCGGGCACGACAGGCGGCGACTGCCGGCGATGCCACGCTGGTGGATCGCAGCGAGGTCACCCTGGAAACCCAGGTGCTGACCGAGGTCACGATTGCCGACGTCAGTCGTGCCACCGCCCAGTCGTTTGGCCTCAACCTTGCCAAGGTGAGCGCCTCGGCACAGTTGGCATTGTCACCACCGGGCGTGCTGTCCGGCGTCAGCAATGGCGACCTGCAGTCGGGCGCCGGATTTCTGCCGGTGAACGATGCGTTCCAGATCGTCGTCGGTGACCCCAGCCGTGGCGCTGCCGGTGTGCTCAGCCTGCTGGAACGCCGTGGTCTGGCTCAGGTCCTGGCCGAGCCCTCGCTGTTGGCGACCAGCGGACAGACCGCGACCTACCTCGTGGGTGGTGAATTCCCGGTCCCGGTCAGCCAGGGCACCGGCACCAGTGGCGGCGGAATCAGTGTCGAGTACAAGGAGTTCGGTGTGCGCCTGTCGCTGACCCCTACGGTACTGGCGCGCGACCGGATCGCCTTGAAGATTGCGCCGGAAGTCAGTGATCTCGATTTCAGCAACGCGATCCAGATTGGCGGTGTTGCCACGCCGGCCTTGCGGGTGCGGAGAACCGATACCTCGATTGAACTCGGTGATGGCGAGAGCTTCGTCATCTCCGGCCTGATCAGCAGCAATTCCAGCGACAGTGTCGACAAGGTGCCTTGGTTGGGCGATTTGCCGGTTTTGGGCGCGTTTTTCCGTTCCACCAGCCTCAACAAGGAAGCCCGCGAACTGATCATGATTGTCACCCCGCACCTGGTTCGGCCGTTGGCACGGGAATCCGCCCGGCCGCCGCTGCCGGGCGCTGATCTCAAGCAGCGCGATCCCAACTTCGCCGAAACCTTTTTCCTTGAGACCGGTGATTTCACCACCGGCTACTCTGACTGAGCGTCGCTGATGAAAACCCAGGCTCTGGTGGTCGCCCACGATCCGGTTTATCTCAACTGGCTGCAGAACGCGGTGTCCGGCATCGAATTTTCGCTGGTGCGCCCGCTGGATGCGGAAGATCTGGTGCAGCGGGTGCAGGCGGCTGGCCGGGTGGATCTGGTGTTGTTCGAGTTCGATGCCGCCCAGATGGAGGCGCGCGCGACGTTGATGGAGCGTGTTCTCGATCGTTTGCCAGACGTGGCGGTAGCGGCGGTCGGGGCAGAGCCTCATCCGGATGTGGTACTCGCGGCAATGCGTGCCGGCGCCCGCGACTTTCTGGTGTTGCGGCGGGATGATGATGATCTGGCGCTGGCCGTCAGTCGGCTACTGCGGCGCTCGGGACCTTCGGCCCCTGCCGCCAACGGCCGCCCCGCGCCTCGCGGCAAGCTGTTTACCCTCACCGCGAGCCACCCACATGAGGATATTGCCTTCACCGCTGCCCACCTGGCGCTGGCGCTGACGGCCTCGGCACCGCCACCCGCGCGCGTCCTGCTGGTCGATTTCGCGACACCGGCGGGTGCCGCCGCGATTTTTCTCAATATCAACCAGGCCTACAGCGTTCTTGATGCGGTCAATGATGTCTTTCGCTGCGACCAGACACTGATCGATACGGCATTTTCGCGCCATGCCAGCGGACTCTATGTGTTGAGTCTTCCCGAGGACCTGCTGGGGCAGCCCAAGATCGAGGCCGAGGACTGTTTGCAACTTCTGCAAGTATTGCGCAGCCTGTTTTCGGTCACCGTTGTGGCGATGGACGGCCATCTGCCGACCGACCTGCTGGCGGGGGTCATCGGGCAGTCGGACCGGACCCTGTGGTTGACCGACCAGTCGATCCTCAAGTCGCGGCACGGCAAGGTTCTGCTGCGGGCGCTGCGCCTCGCAGACTGCCCCCTTGAAGGGGCCGGCATTCTGATTGATCGTTATCGGCGCAATCTGGGTCTGGAGCCGGACAATCTGGCGGAACTGCTGAACCTGCCGGTGATCGGGACGCTGGGCGGCGATCCGCAGGTGCGAATGCAGGCGATGAATGCGGGGGAGCCGCTGTCGACGCTTGCCCCTCGCGACGGCTTCGTCAGTGATATCCGTGCGGTCGCCTCGACCTTGATGGCCGGCGAGCCGCAGGTCGACACGGCCGTGGGTGGCGGCCTGCTGAAGCGTTGGTTCGGCGGCTGACATGCAGCCCCAGGACGCCCAGACCCAGCGGTTCCGGCTGTCGGACCAGTATCAACAGCTGAAGCGCAACTTTCACCGGCACCTGATCCAGCAGGTGGAGGAGCGAAACCTCGACCTCGATCACTGGGACAGCGTCAAGATTGACCGCTTCGTCACCGAACAGATGCGTCGCTACGTCGTCGAGCAACGTCTGCCGGTCAACCAGCGTGAGTCCGAGGTTCTGGCGCGCGATGCGCGTGACGAACTGGTCGGATTCGGGCCGATCCAGTCACTGGTCGATGACGACGCTGTCAACGACATCGTCGTCAACGGACCGGCGACGGTCTTCGTTGAACGGGAAGGGCGCCTGTATACCGCGCCGGTTCGGTTCGTCGACGATTCCCACGTGATTCGTGTGATTCAACGCATCCTGGCGCCATTGGGTCGGCGGGTGGACGAATCGACCCCGATGGTGGACGCCCGTCTTCCCGACGGTTCGCGGGTCAACGCGATCATCCCGCCAATCGCCCTTGACGGCCCCTGCCTGTCGATCCGCAAGTTTCGCAAGCAGGCGCTGTCGGCCGAGGACATGCTCCGCTACGGCAGTTGTACCCAGCCCATGCTCGACTACCTTCGGGAAAAGGTGGAGCAGCGTGTCAACCTGATGGTGCTGGGCGGTACCGGTTCCGGCAAGACCACCTTCCTCAACCTGCTGTCGCAGTGGATCCCGCAGGACGAGCGCATCATCACCATCGAGGATGCTGCCGAACTGCGCCTGCACCATGGGCATGTGGTGCGCCTCGAAAGCCGACCGCCCAATCTCGAAGGCGAGCGTGCCGTCAGCGCCCGCGATCTGGTGCGCAACGCGTTGCGCATGCGGCCGGATCGCATCATCGTCGGCGAGGTGCGCGGCGATGAGGTGCTCGACATGCTGCAGGCAATGAACACCGGCCATGACGGATCGATGACCACCCTTCATGCCAACGGTATCGACGATGCGCTACACCGGCTGGAGCTTTTGGCGGGGTTTGCCGGGTTCAATGGCAGTGAATCGACCTTCCGTGGCCAGGTGAGCAGTGCGTTGCAGATGCTGGTGCACGTCTCGCGCATGCCCGGGGGGGATCGTCGGGTGATGTCGGTGTCCGAGGTGCTGGGCGCCGACGCCGGCGGCCTGCGCTTGCGACCGGCATTCCGCTTCGATGTGGGGAGCCGCCAGCACGTCGATCTGAGGGGGCAGGGATGAACTTCTACGGCGCCATAGTACTGGTGGTGCTGATGCTGGCGGGCGCAGCGGCCCTGTTGTTTCTGCGAGCGTCAGCGCGTGAGCGCCAGTCGGCATTGCAGCTGCGGGTCCGCGCGCTGGGGGGAGAAGACACCGCCGCACTGGTCGCGGCGTTCCGGCCGCGAGCCGATGCCATCCGCAACCCGTTGACCCGGTGGGTCTGCACACTGCTCTGGCGCAGTGGCAGCGAGGCTGACCCGGCGAGCGTGAACCGTGTGCTGCTGGCCGTGGTGCTCATCGGGCTGCCGCTATTGCTGCTGATCTTCGGTTGGATGGCAGGCATTGCCATCGCCGGCTTCATCATCGTGATGGCATGGGCCTGGCTGTCACGCAAGGCCGCAACCCGTCGCGCGGTGCTGTTGGAGCAATTGCCGAACTATCTGGAATCGGTGATTCGGGTGTTGTCGGCAGGCAACACCCTGGAAGAATCGCTGTCAATCGCTGCACGGGAGAGCAGCGAACCCTTGCAGCCACTGATGATCAGTGTCGGCCGTCAAGTTCGTCTCGGGGCGCCGGTGGACGCGGTGTTGATGGAAACCGCGGAAATTCACAAGCTCAACGACGTCAAGGTGATGGCATTGGCGGCGGCAATCAATCGCAAGTACGGGGGGTCTTTACGCAATATCCTGCGGAGCCTGGTGCAGGCGATCCGGGCGCGGGATGTTGCCGCACGCGAGCTGAGGGCCTTGACGGCCGAAACGCGATTCTCCGCTGTGGTGCTGTCGGTCCTGCCGATCGGTATTTCGCTCTACGTCTATCTGCAGAACCCGGCCTACTACACCGATATCCTGCAGGATCCGGGTGGGCGCGCCATGATGCTTGGATCGCTGCTCATGCAGTTGGCGGGGATTGTCGTGCTGGTCCGCATGATGCGCTCGACGGAGCAGCCATGAGTCCTCAGACGCTCGGCATCCTGGTCACCCTGGCGCTGCTCTGTGCCGCCGGCGCGGTGCTGCTCGGAATTGGCCTGGTTCGTGGAGCACGTCAGCGGGAACGCCTGGTCGAGCGGGTGGCGCCACTGCTGATCGATGCTGGTGATGTCGGCTCCGACGACCGTAGCCGCTTGCTGGAGCGCATGGCCAAGGGCGGTCGGGCCATCGAGGGCTGGGTCGATCCTGACAATGAGAGCGCCCGGCTGATGAGTCAGGCGGGTTGGCGGAGCACCGAAGCACGTGTGGCATGGTACGCCTTTCAGGGGTTGATTCCGCTGGCCGGGGTGCTGGTCGTCGCGGCGTACTGGTGGCTCGGCGATGATCCGAAAAAGTCGCTGTATCTGCCATTGCTGGGGTTCGTTGCCTTCGCCTTGTCGGTGCTGATCCCGCGTTGGGTGCTGCGGCAGGCGGCCGCCCGCAGGCAGGCCCGTGTCAAGGCTGAAGTGCCGCTGTTCGTTCACTTGCTGGTACTGCTGTTCGATGCCGGACTGTCGACCCGGCAGGCACTCTCCAGCATGGTGCGGGAAGGCGGGGGCGTCCTGCCCGAGCTCGGGCACGAGTTCGCGATTCTGCTGCGCAGCCTGGATGCAGGTGCGGATACGGGAGAAGTGCTGAAGAATCTTGCTGACCTGCTGCAGGTCGATGATCTCGGCAACATCCTCGCTGTGCTGCGTCAGGTTGATCGCTTCGGCGGTGAGGTGCGCGAACCGCTGCTCGAAGCCCTGGCCGTCATGGAACAGAACCGGAGCCTGGAATTGCGCGAAGAGGTCAACCTGATGTCGGGGCGGATGACCGTAGTCATGGTGCTGTTCTTCTTTCCGGCATTGTTGATCTTCGTCGCCGGGCCGGCCTTCCTGTCAGTGATCAAGGCACTCAATGATGTCGCCGGCTAAGCGCCTGTCGTCGCTGCTCGCCATCCTGGTCTTGTCGGGGTGTAGCCTGCCGCAACGCCTGGGGCCGCCAGTGGCACCGACACCGACGCCCGAGATTCGGCCCGTCGACGGGGTCCGCGCAGGGCCGGTCCGGCTCGGTCGCGATAGCCGTGATGGCGAGCGTAGCGAAGACCAGGCAATTCATTCCGAATTGATCCGCGGGATGCTCGAACAAGGCCAGTATTACGCGGCAGTGGCCCACGTCGAAGCGCAGCGACTGCAAGGGGGCGATACGGCCGAACTGCGGTGGCTGGAAGCCGAAGCTCGGCGGCGGCTGGGGCAGCTCGATCAAGCGCGCACGGGTTTCGAAAGCTTGTTGCGTTCCGCTTACGGCGCGCGCGCCGAGCATGGGCTGGGCCTGATCGCCGCTGCCGAAGGGCGGTCGGAGCGTGCGCGCGGTCACTTGCGTAACGCCGTGCTGCGCGCACCTACCGTCGCGGAGTTTCGCAATGACCTCGGTTTCGCCGAGATGCAACAGGGACAGTTCGAGGCGGCGCTGACGCAGTTGGCCACCGGAGTCGAACTGGCACCGGAGGACACCCGTATCCGCAGCAACCTGGTGCTGTTGTTGTTGACCACCGGCGACCGTTCCCGTGCCCGTGACATGGCAACCTCGATGGCCATGCCCGAACCCGTCTTCACCCGCCTGCAGACGCAGGCCGACACGCTTCGCCGCCGTCTTGCGGCGACCCGCTGACCGGAGATAATGCCGATGACAACCCGCTACCTGCTTCTCGTATCCCTGATGGTGGGTCTGCCCGCTGGCGCTGCCAGCCCGCCGCGGCCCACCGCCGACGGCGAGGCCACTCGCGCCTGGTTGGCACAACAGAAGGGTGATGTCGCGACTGTCCCGACACCGCAGGCGATGCCCGGAGACGTGGCCGATCGCGTCTACCAGCGCTATCTCGACAGCTTCAGCCATCCGATCCCGGAAGCGTTCTCGCGGGACAAGTTCAACAGTGGTTCACAGTCGCGCTAGGCAGCGGGGCGCGGCCGCCATATTTGGCGCCATCACGGCGCTTTTGGGGCTGGCAGCGATCGGGCTGACGGTTGATCTGGCGCGGTTGTACTCGGCGCAGAGAGAACTGCAACGTGTCACCAATCTGGCTGCGCTCGACGCGGCTCGCGTCGCCGGTGGCTGCCTCGGGATGCAGGAGGATCCCCAGGCCACAGCCGAAGCCGAGGCGTTGGCATCGCTACTCCGCAACCAGGGGCAGCCCGACTGGCTACGTGCCGGCGGCGTCCAGATCGGCCGACAGGTGACGGGCGGCGATCGTCTGCGGCGCTTCGAGGCCGGCGGTGGATCACGTTATAACGCGGTACAGGTTCGTCTTTTCGCACCCTCCCCCCGGCGGTTGATTCCGGGATTCCGCGATGATGGCCCAGGCGGGCAATTGACGGCGATGGCGGCCGCCACCAGCCGCCCTCTCGTACGGTTCAAGGTGGGTAGCGGGTTGCTGGCGCTGGAAGATCCGTCGCTGCTCAATGCATTGCTGGGCCCCTTGCTGGGCAGCGATACGCCACTTGGCCTGACGCTGCTGGACTACCAGGCACTGCTGGGTGCCGAGATCACGGTAGGCCAGCTTGGGCTGGGGATCGGGCCCGATAGCCTCGATGAGACCCTGCAACAGATTCTTCCGGTCGACGGCCTGTTACGGGCGCTGGCATTGGCATTGGGCGATGTCGGCGAGCAGACGGCGGCAGCGGCCGCGATGGCGCTGTCACAAGCCGCGGATGGTGCCCGCGCGCTGGCGCCGATCGACGCGCTCGGCCTGACGCCGGGCTTTGAAGCGCCCGCGGGCGAACTGCTGGTCAATGCCGGTGACCTGGTGAGTGCCATCGCCCTGACGGTCGCGGACGATCTGTTGCAGCCGATCACCGTGGCGCTGCCGGCACCGCTGGGTGACAGCGAAGTGGTGATCGACCTGATCGACATCGGCCAACCGGTGATCGTGCCCGCAGGTACCGGCGCGAACGCGGGTGAAGATACCTTTGCCCGTTCCACCCAGGCCGCCCTGCAGTTCCAGTTCCCGCTGAAGGTCGATGGACTGCCGCCGGTGGAGCTACCAGTGTTCGTACAGAGCGCGCAGGCGACCGCGGAACTGGAGGATGTCGCCTGCGCCCGTCGCGGACAGCCGTTCGACGTTGTGACGCTGGGCGCGCGCTCCAGCATCGCGCGCATCGGAATTGGCCGCTTCGACGACATCAACCTGCCCAATCCGCAGCCGCAACCCGCGGTGATCCTCGATACCGACCGTACCATCAGCATCACCAGTCCCCTGGGGCTGGAGGTGCCGCTGCCGGTGCGGGTGGTGGTGCGCGCCGCAGCCTTCGTCGACGTCGGACGTGCCACCAATGAAACCCTGGTCTTTCCCGGGCCCTACGATCCCGAGACCGGACTGACGAGGTCCATCGGGACCCCGTCGCTGACCGCGATTGGCGATTCCCTTGCGAACATTCCGGCCACCCTCGATCTGGATGTCGAGATCGAGTTGCTTGGTACACCGTTGCCGATCGTCGCCAATCTGGTCGACGGCGTGCTGGCGACGACCGAGGCCGCCTATCGCGCGGCGCTGGTACCG is from Flagellatimonas centrodinii and encodes:
- a CDS encoding TadE family protein; amino-acid sequence: MTMRSTRKQLGAVAVEFAFVFPLLFLLMYGIVVYSYVFVLNSALNFAAQESAEAAVRVDPSAANADVLRTTQARQTAASVLNWLPVHQRDRVVGTGGSAVQVQFCPESANASCPPDGGGIIVTLTMPIADPPLFPRITLPLIGNVPPLPQSLRAQAVARL
- the cpaB gene encoding Flp pilus assembly protein CpaB encodes the protein MNSSTGMKVAAAVMAVVAVGLGVLVANSYRQSTAEAEAARAEASAQQAQVPQTLAVVAVKPLAAYQAIPREAVSLVPVSVAPTRYFTNLDEVVGRIPLVDVDAGAPVTPRYFSEGNALARIIPEGHQAISMEVNDVISVGGFVRPGDIVDLLLYLRGGVGVDAAQSRILLKQVRVLAYEDRIIDRPEGLTDAAEGSADARRRVRTAVLAVPERDTTRVMLGMSLGELRLSLHGQRAASGEVTPTAETGLPLTAAAVADIRDREVPDQVISIAELARIKPPPAVAKARPSRPSVEIIRGAEITRVTP
- a CDS encoding type II and III secretion system protein family protein encodes the protein MAITNIIRSAVLGLTLWATTTSAAPTPVAPPEVLLVEQGTHRYYGRLGAVERIAVGDPGIADVSLLKQGAMLITGRSLGTTSLLVWRKRSDAPRAFRIRVVPVKDALNTAPPDPALATATIQPGVGLSGRLPNLMAHRRARQAATAGDATLVDRSEVTLETQVLTEVTIADVSRATAQSFGLNLAKVSASAQLALSPPGVLSGVSNGDLQSGAGFLPVNDAFQIVVGDPSRGAAGVLSLLERRGLAQVLAEPSLLATSGQTATYLVGGEFPVPVSQGTGTSGGGISVEYKEFGVRLSLTPTVLARDRIALKIAPEVSDLDFSNAIQIGGVATPALRVRRTDTSIELGDGESFVISGLISSNSSDSVDKVPWLGDLPVLGAFFRSTSLNKEARELIMIVTPHLVRPLARESARPPLPGADLKQRDPNFAETFFLETGDFTTGYSD
- a CDS encoding CpaF family protein — translated: MQPQDAQTQRFRLSDQYQQLKRNFHRHLIQQVEERNLDLDHWDSVKIDRFVTEQMRRYVVEQRLPVNQRESEVLARDARDELVGFGPIQSLVDDDAVNDIVVNGPATVFVEREGRLYTAPVRFVDDSHVIRVIQRILAPLGRRVDESTPMVDARLPDGSRVNAIIPPIALDGPCLSIRKFRKQALSAEDMLRYGSCTQPMLDYLREKVEQRVNLMVLGGTGSGKTTFLNLLSQWIPQDERIITIEDAAELRLHHGHVVRLESRPPNLEGERAVSARDLVRNALRMRPDRIIVGEVRGDEVLDMLQAMNTGHDGSMTTLHANGIDDALHRLELLAGFAGFNGSESTFRGQVSSALQMLVHVSRMPGGDRRVMSVSEVLGADAGGLRLRPAFRFDVGSRQHVDLRGQG
- a CDS encoding type II secretion system F family protein — translated: MNFYGAIVLVVLMLAGAAALLFLRASARERQSALQLRVRALGGEDTAALVAAFRPRADAIRNPLTRWVCTLLWRSGSEADPASVNRVLLAVVLIGLPLLLLIFGWMAGIAIAGFIIVMAWAWLSRKAATRRAVLLEQLPNYLESVIRVLSAGNTLEESLSIAARESSEPLQPLMISVGRQVRLGAPVDAVLMETAEIHKLNDVKVMALAAAINRKYGGSLRNILRSLVQAIRARDVAARELRALTAETRFSAVVLSVLPIGISLYVYLQNPAYYTDILQDPGGRAMMLGSLLMQLAGIVVLVRMMRSTEQP
- a CDS encoding type II secretion system F family protein, yielding MSPQTLGILVTLALLCAAGAVLLGIGLVRGARQRERLVERVAPLLIDAGDVGSDDRSRLLERMAKGGRAIEGWVDPDNESARLMSQAGWRSTEARVAWYAFQGLIPLAGVLVVAAYWWLGDDPKKSLYLPLLGFVAFALSVLIPRWVLRQAAARRQARVKAEVPLFVHLLVLLFDAGLSTRQALSSMVREGGGVLPELGHEFAILLRSLDAGADTGEVLKNLADLLQVDDLGNILAVLRQVDRFGGEVREPLLEALAVMEQNRSLELREEVNLMSGRMTVVMVLFFFPALLIFVAGPAFLSVIKALNDVAG
- a CDS encoding tetratricopeptide repeat protein, which produces MMSPAKRLSSLLAILVLSGCSLPQRLGPPVAPTPTPEIRPVDGVRAGPVRLGRDSRDGERSEDQAIHSELIRGMLEQGQYYAAVAHVEAQRLQGGDTAELRWLEAEARRRLGQLDQARTGFESLLRSAYGARAEHGLGLIAAAEGRSERARGHLRNAVLRAPTVAEFRNDLGFAEMQQGQFEAALTQLATGVELAPEDTRIRSNLVLLLLTTGDRSRARDMATSMAMPEPVFTRLQTQADTLRRRLAATR
- a CDS encoding DUF3613 domain-containing protein, translated to MTTRYLLLVSLMVGLPAGAASPPRPTADGEATRAWLAQQKGDVATVPTPQAMPGDVADRVYQRYLDSFSHPIPEAFSRDKFNSGSQSR
- a CDS encoding pilus assembly protein TadG-related protein, with the protein product MVHSRARQRGAAAIFGAITALLGLAAIGLTVDLARLYSAQRELQRVTNLAALDAARVAGGCLGMQEDPQATAEAEALASLLRNQGQPDWLRAGGVQIGRQVTGGDRLRRFEAGGGSRYNAVQVRLFAPSPRRLIPGFRDDGPGGQLTAMAAATSRPLVRFKVGSGLLALEDPSLLNALLGPLLGSDTPLGLTLLDYQALLGAEITVGQLGLGIGPDSLDETLQQILPVDGLLRALALALGDVGEQTAAAAAMALSQAADGARALAPIDALGLTPGFEAPAGELLVNAGDLVSAIALTVADDLLQPITVALPAPLGDSEVVIDLIDIGQPVIVPAGTGANAGEDTFARSTQAALQFQFPLKVDGLPPVELPVFVQSAQATAELEDVACARRGQPFDVVTLGARSSIARIGIGRFDDINLPNPQPQPAVILDTDRTISITSPLGLEVPLPVRVVVRAAAFVDVGRATNETLVFPGPYDPETGLTRSIGTPSLTAIGDSLANIPATLDLDVEIELLGTPLPIVANLVDGVLATTEAAYRAALVPVLTSQLLSLVDAVVLPTTEALGLTLGGADVIVYEVSNGDPELFLR